A genomic region of Vitis vinifera cultivar Pinot Noir 40024 chromosome 7, ASM3070453v1 contains the following coding sequences:
- the LOC132254097 gene encoding uncharacterized protein LOC132254097 → MAGLSWNSPNLWLRGLEGRNEGKKGEVIYHQSGMELMQNCDLPPPVKVFAGSDKTVISSMDRICSMMGREDGTSDETNMELLRALHLSQTRAREAERKAALIAKERDSISNALLEESLQLLAYRQWVKLLEFQVSKLQSLQTKHQEQWSFVGMGGSTMGEDDNEGGMGGRGVTWIMALAFCLGIAFGCKYLF, encoded by the coding sequence ATGGCTGGATTGTCATGGAACAGTCCCAACCTGTGGTTGAGAGGTTTAGAAGGTAGGAATGAGGGGAAGAAGGGGGAGGTGATTTATCATCAGTCCGGGATGGAGCTAATGCAGAACTGCGATCTCCCTCCACCGGTTAAGGTGTTTGCAGGGTCAGATAAAACGGTCATATCATCCATGGATAGGATATGCAGCATGATGGGGCGAGAAGATGGAACAAGTGATGAGACAAATATGGAGCTATTAAGGGCGCTGCACCTTTCACAAACACGGGCTAGAGAGGCGGAGAGGAAGGCTGCGCTTATTGCAAAGGAGAGGGATTCTATTTCCAATGCTCTGCTGGAGGAGTCTCTGCAGTTATTGGCGTATCGGCAGTGGGTAAAATTGCTCGAGTTTCAAGTTTCGAAGTTGCAATCCCTGCAAACGAAACACCAAGAGCAATGGAGTTTTGTTGGGATGGGAGGATCAACCATGGGGGAAGATGACAACGAGGGGGGGATGGGGGGCCGCGGTGTGACATGGATTATGGCTTTGGCGTTTTGTTTGGGTATTGCATTTGGCTGCAAATACTTGTTTTga